The Acinetobacter sp. GSS19 genome includes a region encoding these proteins:
- a CDS encoding copper resistance system multicopper oxidase, whose amino-acid sequence MSKFIYAPLIVGVSLCLSPEVMAAVKEYHLVIDQQQVNVGGKSLKKITVNGQFPAPLLEFEEGDEAVIHVENRLKQQDSSVHWHGILLPGLMDGVPGFNQFKGIAPQGHFEYRFKVRQQGTYWYHAHSKGQEQDGLYGSLVIYPRGHQPLAAHETTQRDYVVMLSDDHCASGDQILRQLKKDPERYQNRRETLSDVWRQVKTEGLKATWQQRSMWNQMRMLRTDLSDVTGYTFLINGKTPEQNWTGLFKPNEKLRLRFINASAMSFFDVRIPNLKMTVVSADGQPVKPVSVDEFRIGTAETYDVIVEPQAGHYQIEAESIDRSGFAVGSLHNENLPLANGIHPPQPRPRALLTLQDMGMAHEGHANHDEHASPSQPKAAAAATTDAHQHAARSDAAHEKPPADAGMSDTAHMNMHQQHHPDTSSAMQSMGAMQHSMHHDMPVQQMQHHEMQKHSEHAQHSAAETLTASQPNMEGWANASTPAGHKALQYQDLKALHPQTDTRPAERELEIRLGGNMERYIWTINGKKFNEAEPLRVAYGERIRLKFINDSMMAHPMHLHGMFMQLENGQPLQDLPNKHTIVVPPGQTVSALLTADELGEWAIHCHLLYHMSAGMMNKLIVAKVDERQMNANPIAPAPAVQGDQHAHH is encoded by the coding sequence ATGTCCAAATTTATTTATGCCCCCTTGATTGTGGGAGTTTCACTTTGCCTGTCGCCTGAAGTCATGGCCGCGGTGAAAGAATATCATCTGGTGATTGACCAGCAGCAGGTTAATGTCGGTGGAAAATCACTGAAAAAAATCACCGTTAATGGCCAGTTTCCGGCCCCTCTATTAGAGTTTGAGGAAGGGGATGAAGCAGTTATTCATGTCGAAAACCGTCTGAAGCAGCAAGATTCCTCGGTGCATTGGCATGGGATCTTGCTGCCCGGTCTTATGGATGGTGTACCGGGATTTAACCAGTTTAAAGGGATTGCTCCACAAGGACATTTTGAGTATCGCTTCAAAGTTCGTCAGCAAGGCACCTACTGGTATCATGCGCATAGCAAAGGGCAGGAACAGGATGGTTTATATGGTTCACTGGTGATCTATCCACGTGGCCATCAGCCTCTTGCGGCCCATGAAACCACGCAACGCGATTATGTGGTGATGCTGTCGGATGATCATTGTGCCAGTGGTGATCAGATCCTGCGGCAACTGAAAAAAGACCCGGAACGTTATCAAAATCGTCGTGAAACCCTGTCGGATGTCTGGCGTCAGGTCAAGACTGAAGGCTTGAAGGCAACCTGGCAGCAGCGTTCAATGTGGAACCAGATGCGCATGTTGCGTACGGACCTGTCAGATGTGACGGGCTATACCTTTCTGATCAATGGTAAAACGCCTGAGCAAAACTGGACGGGGCTGTTTAAACCAAACGAAAAACTGCGTTTGCGTTTCATTAATGCCTCAGCGATGTCGTTTTTCGATGTCCGGATTCCAAATCTGAAAATGACCGTGGTCAGTGCCGATGGACAGCCGGTTAAACCAGTATCAGTGGATGAGTTTCGTATAGGCACGGCTGAAACCTATGACGTGATTGTCGAGCCGCAAGCTGGACATTATCAGATTGAAGCAGAATCGATTGATCGTTCTGGTTTTGCAGTAGGCTCTTTGCACAATGAGAATCTTCCATTAGCCAATGGGATTCATCCACCCCAACCGCGTCCGCGAGCCTTGTTGACCCTGCAGGATATGGGCATGGCACATGAAGGTCATGCTAATCATGATGAGCATGCCTCACCTTCACAGCCAAAAGCTGCAGCCGCTGCTACAACGGATGCTCATCAACATGCAGCCCGGTCAGATGCTGCACATGAGAAACCTCCTGCGGATGCGGGGATGTCGGATACTGCTCACATGAACATGCACCAACAGCATCATCCTGATACATCATCGGCGATGCAATCGATGGGCGCCATGCAGCATTCGATGCACCATGATATGCCGGTGCAGCAGATGCAACATCATGAGATGCAAAAACATTCCGAGCATGCTCAACATTCTGCGGCAGAAACCTTAACAGCGTCGCAACCCAATATGGAAGGCTGGGCCAATGCCTCAACACCAGCCGGACATAAGGCTTTGCAATATCAGGATCTAAAAGCCTTGCATCCACAAACTGATACACGCCCGGCAGAACGTGAACTGGAAATCCGTTTGGGCGGCAATATGGAACGTTATATTTGGACCATCAATGGCAAGAAATTCAATGAAGCCGAACCCTTACGAGTGGCATATGGGGAACGCATCCGTTTGAAATTTATTAATGACAGCATGATGGCGCATCCGATGCATTTACATGGCATGTTTATGCAACTGGAAAATGGTCAACCGCTGCAAGATCTGCCTAACAAGCATACGATCGTGGTGCCACCAGGCCAAACGGTCAGTGCTTTATTGACAGCAGATGAGCTGGGTGAATGGGCAATTCACTGTCATCTGTTGTATCACATGTCTGCCGGGATGATGAACAAGCTAATCGTGGCCAAGGTTGATGAACGCCAGATGAACGCAAATCCTATTGCTCCAGCGCCCGCCGTACAAGGAGACCAACATGCACATCATTAA
- a CDS encoding copper resistance protein B encodes MHIINLASSCTLTASMLLITGPTLAQTPAHTAHHGTEMTAATGMNMADPVEEQQQMEHQHEQQDHARETTAMPTQPLAMPVSMPYVTEHEDHQQQHGGQIYQRTIVESRWLRNEDGHGQLTSELDTRIGTDENKLVVKIHQDKAESEQSEYDAKLMYSRMISTFWDAQAGVRYQHQPQHHTDQDQYEAVFGIHGLAPYFFETDAYFTVGKDQQIALSLETERDLLLTQKLILKPYLDLNVVLSDDSNYAQKTGFNSVQVGLETRYEINKQLMPFVDVGYAYSKGQQFTPWQQATDAEKSWFYGAGLRFKF; translated from the coding sequence ATGCACATCATTAATTTAGCATCTAGCTGTACCTTGACGGCTTCAATGCTGCTGATCACTGGACCTACTTTGGCACAAACTCCCGCTCATACGGCACATCATGGGACTGAAATGACTGCAGCTACCGGAATGAATATGGCGGATCCGGTTGAAGAACAGCAACAGATGGAGCATCAACATGAGCAACAAGATCATGCTCGTGAGACAACCGCGATGCCAACCCAGCCACTGGCCATGCCTGTCAGTATGCCGTATGTGACTGAACATGAAGATCATCAACAACAGCATGGCGGGCAAATTTATCAACGGACGATTGTGGAAAGCCGCTGGCTGCGCAATGAAGATGGACATGGGCAGTTAACATCAGAACTCGACACCCGGATCGGGACGGATGAAAACAAGTTGGTGGTTAAAATTCATCAAGACAAAGCTGAATCCGAACAATCAGAATATGATGCCAAGCTCATGTATAGCCGGATGATTTCTACCTTCTGGGATGCTCAAGCCGGTGTGCGTTATCAGCATCAGCCACAGCATCATACGGATCAAGATCAATATGAGGCCGTGTTCGGTATTCATGGTTTGGCCCCTTATTTTTTTGAAACTGATGCCTATTTCACGGTGGGTAAAGATCAGCAGATTGCATTGAGTTTAGAAACCGAACGAGATTTGCTATTGACGCAAAAGCTGATTTTAAAACCTTATCTGGATCTGAATGTTGTGTTGAGTGATGATTCTAACTATGCGCAAAAAACCGGATTCAATTCCGTACAAGTTGGCCTTGAAACACGCTATGAAATTAATAAACAGTTGATGCCCTTTGTGGATGTCGGTTATGCCTACAGCAAAGGGCAGCAGTTCACACCATGGCAACAAGCCACCGATGCTGAAAAAAGCTGGTTTTATGGTGCAGGTCTGCGCTTTAAGTTTTAA
- the sugE gene encoding quaternary ammonium compound efflux SMR transporter SugE: MAWVILIFAGIFEVVWAYSMKLSQGFTRLTPSVITIIFMLLSVVLLAYAMRTLPLGTAYTIWTGIGAVGSFLVGIFILGEPASAMRMLAAVLIISGLVLMKLSST, translated from the coding sequence ATGGCTTGGGTCATCTTGATTTTTGCCGGTATTTTTGAAGTGGTTTGGGCATATTCGATGAAACTTTCCCAGGGTTTCACCCGACTCACTCCGAGTGTCATCACCATCATTTTTATGCTGCTCAGTGTGGTGTTATTAGCCTATGCCATGCGGACCTTGCCGCTTGGCACGGCATATACCATTTGGACCGGAATAGGTGCGGTCGGTTCTTTTCTGGTCGGGATTTTTATTTTAGGGGAACCCGCCAGTGCGATGCGTATGCTGGCCGCCGTCCTGATTATTTCCGGTTTGGTACTGATGAAATTGTCTTCTACTTAG
- a CDS encoding methylated-DNA--[protein]-cysteine S-methyltransferase, with amino-acid sequence MRLALMQMNSPVGTLKLMAHDQALVAVLWEHESPKQLRHLELSLQPDHPILLAAQQQLQEYFAGQRREFDLPLAFTGTPFQQKVWQALLTIPYGETRSYLQIAQQIGHPQAMRAVGAANGQNPLSIIAPCHRVIGANGKLVGFAGGLDKKHYLLQLETQLGNASSTKL; translated from the coding sequence ATGCGATTGGCCTTGATGCAAATGAACTCTCCGGTCGGAACCCTGAAACTGATGGCTCATGATCAGGCGCTGGTGGCTGTGTTGTGGGAACATGAAAGTCCTAAACAGCTACGTCATCTTGAGTTGAGTTTGCAACCGGATCATCCAATTTTGTTGGCAGCACAACAACAGTTGCAGGAATATTTTGCTGGGCAACGCCGTGAATTTGATTTGCCACTTGCCTTTACCGGAACGCCCTTCCAGCAAAAGGTCTGGCAGGCGTTGTTAACGATTCCGTATGGAGAGACGCGGAGTTATCTACAAATCGCACAACAGATCGGGCATCCACAAGCGATGCGTGCGGTCGGAGCTGCCAATGGCCAGAATCCCCTCTCGATTATTGCACCATGTCATCGGGTGATTGGTGCTAATGGTAAGCTGGTTGGCTTTGCAGGCGGTTTGGATAAAAAACACTATTTACTGCAACTTGAAACCCAGCTTGGTAATGCATCTAGCACGAAGCTTTAG
- a CDS encoding nuclease-related domain-containing protein: MWFFYILLILGILFLSAYLSSAKFKGKLGEFVLSQQAKTHLDPDVYHLLENCTLPDGQGATTQIDHILLSPYGIFVIECKNYQGWILGGERQKTWTQKFHKKSFKFQNPLHQNYKHLKVLEQLLEDIVDAEYLHSLVVFTPQSSFKTPMPANVVQGKAWLDYVRSFRQEELGPMKLKRVRYRIEKEALDPSWKTDRLHVQNLKQAKIAQPSSTESSHQI, translated from the coding sequence ATGTGGTTTTTTTACATACTGTTGATTTTGGGGATACTGTTTCTTTCTGCTTATCTGTCATCTGCAAAATTTAAAGGGAAACTGGGCGAATTTGTGTTGAGCCAGCAAGCCAAGACCCATCTCGATCCGGATGTTTATCACTTACTCGAAAACTGCACTTTGCCGGATGGGCAAGGTGCAACCACACAAATTGATCATATCTTGCTGAGTCCCTATGGTATTTTTGTGATTGAATGCAAGAATTATCAGGGCTGGATTTTGGGGGGTGAACGTCAGAAAACCTGGACACAAAAATTTCATAAAAAAAGTTTCAAGTTCCAGAATCCTCTGCATCAGAATTATAAACATCTCAAAGTGCTGGAACAGCTTCTTGAGGATATTGTGGACGCAGAATATTTACACTCTCTGGTGGTATTTACACCGCAAAGCAGCTTTAAGACCCCGATGCCTGCAAATGTGGTGCAGGGTAAGGCTTGGCTGGATTATGTGCGCAGCTTTCGTCAGGAAGAGTTGGGGCCAATGAAGCTGAAACGGGTCCGCTACCGCATCGAAAAAGAGGCTTTGGATCCCTCCTGGAAAACTGATCGGTTGCATGTGCAAAATTTGAAGCAGGCGAAAATTGCCCAACCATCATCCACTGAATCCAGTCACCAAATTTAA
- a CDS encoding hydroxymethylpyrimidine/phosphomethylpyrimidine kinase: MRPTVLCFSGLDPSGGAGLQADIEAIGQSGAHAAIACTALTIQNSQQVFGFEATSRELLLAQANAVVQDLPIRCVKSGMLGTTENIAALAEFLKQYPDYLYVLDPVLVANSGGALGDQATLVKAFAELIPLASLITPNTVELRALTAEEDLTRATEKLFAMGAKAVLVKGGHEDTPDHIRNALYVAGELVAESRCPRLEGEYHGSGCSLASFIAGRLAQGDTLKQAVQHAETWLFGVLKNAETPVMNGQKIPKRF; the protein is encoded by the coding sequence ATGCGCCCAACCGTACTGTGTTTTTCCGGTCTTGACCCTTCAGGGGGAGCAGGTTTGCAAGCCGATATTGAAGCCATTGGGCAAAGTGGTGCCCATGCAGCGATTGCCTGTACCGCACTGACCATCCAAAACTCGCAACAGGTCTTCGGTTTTGAGGCCACCTCACGTGAACTGCTGCTGGCTCAGGCGAACGCAGTGGTTCAGGATCTCCCGATCCGTTGTGTCAAATCCGGTATGCTGGGTACCACGGAGAATATTGCGGCATTGGCTGAGTTTTTAAAGCAGTATCCCGATTATTTATATGTATTGGATCCGGTTCTGGTTGCGAACAGTGGTGGAGCATTGGGCGATCAGGCCACACTGGTCAAAGCCTTTGCTGAACTGATTCCACTCGCCAGCCTGATTACCCCGAATACTGTCGAGTTACGGGCTTTGACGGCTGAAGAAGATCTCACGCGTGCTACCGAAAAACTATTTGCTATGGGCGCAAAGGCGGTATTGGTCAAAGGAGGGCATGAAGACACGCCGGATCATATTCGCAATGCCTTATACGTGGCTGGTGAACTGGTTGCTGAAAGCCGCTGCCCGCGTCTGGAAGGCGAATATCATGGTTCAGGCTGTTCACTGGCCAGTTTTATTGCCGGACGCCTCGCACAGGGCGACACACTCAAACAGGCAGTACAACACGCGGAAACCTGGCTGTTTGGGGTACTGAAAAATGCCGAAACACCGGTAATGAACGGACAAAAAATTCCAAAGCGCTTCTGA
- a CDS encoding HAD-IA family hydrolase, which translates to MENLRHILIDLDGTLTDPKLGIHTSIRYAMDKLGRPLAPELDIDWTIGPPLKASLMKLLDTEDHDLGEQALLAYRERFSVIGLFENEVYPTVAETLEALKQRDYQLFVATAKPTVYAKRILEHFQLAEFFNEIYGSELTGERTNKGELIEYIVQQEALQPAHCLMIGDREYDILGARKNGIEAIAVEYGYGSQAELDQAQPKARIQQFAELLQHLGQG; encoded by the coding sequence GTGGAAAATCTCCGACATATTTTAATTGATCTGGATGGGACATTGACGGATCCCAAATTGGGTATCCATACTTCTATTCGCTACGCGATGGACAAGCTGGGGCGCCCGCTGGCACCGGAGCTAGATATCGACTGGACGATTGGTCCGCCGTTAAAAGCCTCCTTGATGAAGCTTCTGGATACAGAGGATCATGATTTGGGCGAGCAGGCATTGTTGGCCTATCGTGAGCGTTTTTCTGTAATCGGTCTGTTTGAAAATGAAGTTTACCCGACAGTGGCAGAAACTTTGGAAGCTTTGAAGCAGCGTGACTATCAACTGTTTGTGGCAACGGCCAAACCGACGGTATATGCCAAACGGATTTTGGAACATTTCCAGCTTGCGGAATTTTTTAACGAGATTTATGGCAGTGAGCTCACGGGCGAAAGGACCAATAAAGGCGAGTTGATCGAGTACATTGTGCAGCAGGAAGCCTTACAACCCGCACATTGCTTGATGATTGGTGACCGTGAGTACGATATTTTGGGTGCACGTAAAAATGGCATCGAGGCGATTGCGGTGGAATATGGTTATGGCTCACAGGCTGAGCTTGATCAAGCTCAGCCGAAAGCACGAATTCAACAGTTTGCCGAGTTATTGCAGCATCTTGGTCAGGGCTAA
- a CDS encoding sporulation protein, whose translation MFDKLISSLGLQGVKVDTILHTPVLQAGQTLQGEIHFQGASSNKNINGIYLNLMTTAEVEAGDHESSQALCLARWHVSGAFELQAHQVQRFPFQLQLPYETPITEVACRYNATRLWLHTHLDVDWGLDANDRDYIKVTPTPAMNAFLQAMQHCGYQLHSVDVEKGQLRGHHFHSTLGCYQELEFKPTQFLSGINEVEVSFVAQAEQTHVLLEIDRKFRGDHFRSLTIPHQHIHIPSLVEEIQHLLQR comes from the coding sequence ATGTTCGACAAGCTTATTTCTAGCCTAGGTCTACAAGGGGTAAAAGTAGACACGATTTTGCATACACCTGTGCTGCAAGCCGGACAAACACTACAAGGTGAAATCCATTTTCAAGGCGCTAGTAGCAATAAAAACATCAATGGCATTTATCTTAATTTGATGACTACTGCTGAAGTGGAAGCGGGAGACCATGAATCAAGCCAGGCACTATGTCTGGCACGCTGGCATGTGAGCGGCGCTTTTGAATTACAGGCGCATCAAGTGCAGCGTTTTCCATTTCAGCTTCAGCTGCCTTATGAAACGCCGATCACGGAAGTCGCCTGTCGCTATAATGCTACTCGGCTATGGCTGCATACCCATCTCGATGTGGATTGGGGACTGGATGCCAATGACCGTGACTACATTAAAGTGACTCCCACCCCAGCCATGAACGCCTTTTTACAGGCGATGCAACACTGCGGCTATCAGTTACACAGTGTTGATGTGGAAAAAGGTCAACTCCGTGGCCACCACTTCCACTCCACGCTGGGCTGTTACCAAGAACTGGAATTTAAACCCACCCAGTTCCTGAGCGGCATCAATGAAGTCGAAGTGTCTTTTGTCGCTCAGGCGGAACAGACGCATGTCTTGCTGGAAATTGACCGCAAGTTTCGCGGTGACCATTTCCGTAGCTTGACCATCCCTCATCAGCACATTCACATTCCAAGTTTGGTTGAGGAGATTCAACATCTATTACAACGTTAA
- the hemJ gene encoding protoporphyrinogen oxidase HemJ codes for MVVPSDAFLWVKALHIIAVVCWFAALFYLPRLYVYHAMSNDQISHERFQVMERKLYRGIMWPSMVATLITAHFLVDWGDVWFHYHESAWFYLKVALVGLLVIYHFSCGYYRKKLIENAHYKSHKFWRFFNELPTVILLTVVILVVVKPHF; via the coding sequence ATGGTTGTACCTTCTGATGCTTTCTTGTGGGTAAAAGCATTACATATTATTGCTGTGGTCTGTTGGTTCGCTGCACTGTTCTACTTACCACGCTTGTATGTTTACCATGCCATGAGCAATGACCAGATCAGTCATGAACGTTTCCAGGTTATGGAACGTAAACTCTACCGAGGGATCATGTGGCCATCGATGGTGGCCACACTGATCACGGCCCATTTTCTGGTCGATTGGGGAGATGTCTGGTTCCATTATCATGAATCTGCATGGTTTTACCTAAAAGTTGCATTGGTTGGTTTACTGGTGATCTATCATTTTTCTTGCGGCTATTACCGCAAGAAACTGATAGAAAACGCCCATTACAAATCACATAAATTCTGGCGTTTCTTTAATGAGTTACCGACAGTCATCTTACTGACTGTCGTGATTCTGGTCGTGGTGAAACCCCACTTCTAA